One region of Zingiber officinale cultivar Zhangliang chromosome 7B, Zo_v1.1, whole genome shotgun sequence genomic DNA includes:
- the LOC122005976 gene encoding uncharacterized protein LOC122005976, with the protein MHSLFLDACGNLSLQRLLFPRPRLSRRFWNPLRLCPPDDARELSISLDVSCDSRRSRSGRGELFGGRKKENVWSIDNDLAAARASQEKTRKYRKRRGRQVRSSGRRKSSDKVMVSGSMLMEVETVLQTQEPVIKPAWDTFASSVSGIWKGVGAVFSPITAEMEPIGIGKKNDSLYDCYTRSIIEKVPEGGLPSQIRRRTNWAVLNPFGETRKHRAGDQIDAKDDSYEKETFNVADKMFDLPSYDSFNLSNGEVLEEDVMGMELGLVFFEDGSYSKGPIDIPVGDYDESKYFLSPTFKFEQCLVKGCHKRLRIVHTIEFNEGGSNIQIMRISVYEEEWVSPANLNVENDLQFNSEPFSQRKRTQPSDLTGSWKVFEVSAIPIFTEEPGSDPEAGLPFVNLCTETLKRRRLPESSVSFGEEEVLDMQDATVLWLPGGVTAYVDVNKDGTLTIGGGWYSQEGINLVMERDYGTDGKLKEVRWKSEVKRRW; encoded by the exons ATGCACTCGCTCTTCCTCGATGCCTGCGGCAACCTCTCCCTCCAGCGGTTGCTTTTCCCGAGGCCTCGCCTCAGCCGCCGGTTCTGGAACCCCCTCCGGCTGTGCCCCCCTGATGACGCCAGGGAGCTCTCCATCTCCCTCGATGTCTCCTGCGATTCCCGGAGATCGAGGAGCGGAAGGGGGGAACTGTTCGGGGGCAGGAAGAAGGAAAACGTGTGGAGCATCGACAATGATCTCGCGGCCGCCAGGGCTTCCCAGGAGAAGACGCGTAAGTATCGGAAACGGCGGGGGAGGCAGGTGAGATCATCTGGGAGGAGGAAGTCCAGCGATAAGGTTATGGTGTCCGGCTCTATGCTCATGGAGGTCGAGACGGTTCTTCAGACCCAG GAACCTGTTATCAAACCAGCATGGGATACTTTTGCTAGTAGTGTTAGTGGTATATGGAAGGGTGTTGGAGCAGTATTTTCTCCAATTACAGCCGAAATGGAGCCAATTGGAATTGGAAAGAAAAATGATAGTCTTTACGATTGTTACACGCGTTCAATAATTGAGAAGGTGCCTGAAGGTGGTCTTCCGTCTCAAATTAGGAGAAGAACAAATTGGGCAGTTTTAAATCCTTTTGGAGAGACAAGAAAGCATAGAGCTGGGGATCAAATTGATGCTAAAGATGACTCCTATGAGAAAGAAACTTTCAATGTCGCTGATAAAATGTTTGATTTGCCTAGTTATGACTCCTTTAACTTGTCAAATGGTGAAGTTTTGGAGGAAGATGTAATGGGTATGGAGCTTGGTCTTGTTTTCTTTGAG GATGGTTCGTATTCTAAAGGCCCAATTGATATACCAGTTGGTGATTATGATGAATCCAAATACTTTCTTTCTCCAACTTTTAAGTTTGAACAA TGTCTAGTAAAAGGATGCCACAAGAGACTGCGCATTGTGCACACCATTGAGTTTAACGAGGGCGGATCCAACATACAAATAATGAGGATTTCTGTGTATGAGGAAGAGTGGGTCAGCCCGGCAAATCTCAACGTTGAAAA CGACTTGCAGTTCAACTCCGAACCATTCTCTCAGCGAAAAAGAACACAACCTTCAGACCTGACTGGTTCCTGGAAGGTATTTGAGGTGAGTGCCATACCGATTTTCACCGAAGAACCAGGATCCGACCCAGAAGCCGGGCTGCCCTTTGTCAACCTCTGCACTGAGACATTGAAGAGGCGGCGGCTGCCAGAGAGCTCCGTCTCCTTTGGCGAAGAAGAGGTACTGGACATGCAAGATGCGACCGTTCTGTGGCTCCCTGGTGGTGTCACCGCCTACGTCGATGTAAACAAAGATGGCACCCTCACTATTGGTGGCGGTTGGTACTCACAAGAAGGCATCAACCTTGTTATGGAGAGAGATTATGGAACTGATGGGAAGCTCAAAGAGGTGAGATGGAAGTCTGAGGTCAAGAGAAGATGGTGA
- the LOC122005975 gene encoding phospho-2-dehydro-3-deoxyheptonate aldolase 2, chloroplastic-like — protein MTALAHASSFLPTAVAAASSKKRRSSSSWIVGFSRSPIVYASSSWAPDSWRSRRALQIPTYPDQEELESVLRSLATYPPLVFAGEARKLEDKLADAAVGKAFLLQGGDCAESFKEFNAINIRDTFRVLLQMAVVLAFGGQMPIIKVGRLAGQFSKPRSEPFETKDGVKLQSYQGDNINSDSFNEKARAPDPQRLLQAYSQSAGTLNLIRAFAHGGYASIQRVTQWNLDFVQHSELGDRYMELAQRVDDAIGFMVAAGLTADHPIMTTTEFWTSHECLHLPYEQALTREDSTSGHYYDCSAHMLWVGERTRQLDGAHVEFLRGLANPLGIKVSDKMDPSELVKLCEILNPHNKPGRLTIITRMGAENMRVKFPHLIRAVRQAGLIVTWVSDPMHGNTMKAPCGLKTRSFDAIRSELRAFFDVHEQEGSHPGGVHLEMTGQNVTECIGGSKTVTFDDLNSRYHTHCDPRLNASQSLELAFAIAERLRKRRTRSWNKRVVDQPSQAMVA, from the exons ATGACCGCGCTCGCCCACGCGTCCTCCTTCCTCCCCACAGCCGTCGCCGCCGCTTCCAGCAAGAAACGCCGATCCTCATCCTCCTGGATCGTCGGCTTCTCCCGGAGTCCGATAGTCTATGCTTCCTCGAGTTGGGCGCCGGATAGTTGGAGATCCAGGCGGGCGCTTCAGATTCCAACGTACCCGGACCAGGAGGAGCTGGAGTCGGTGCTCCGAAGCCTGGCGACGTACCCTCCGTTGGTGTTCGCCGGAGAGGCGAGGAAACTAGAGGACAAACTCGCGGACGCTGCCGTCGGGAAGGCGTTTTTGCTTCAGGGAGGTGACTGTGCCGAGAGCTTCAAGGAGTTCAACGCCATCAACATAAGGGATACCTTCCGCGTTCTGCTGCAGATGGCGGTGGTTTTGGCGTTCGGCGGCCAGATGCCTATCATCAAG GTTGGCCGTTTGGCTGGTCAATTTTCGAAGCCCAGATCTGAACCATTTGAAACGAAAGATGGCGTAAAACTTCAGAGTTATCAGGGTGACAACATAAACAGTGATAGTTTTAATGAGAAAGCTCGAGCACCTGATCCCCAAAGGCTGCTCCAAGCTTATAGCCAATCAGCAGGGACACTAAATCTTATAAGAGCATTTGCTCATGGTGGTTATGCTTCGATCCAGAGAGTTACTCAGTGGAATCTTGACTTTGTTCAACACAGTGAACTAGGAGACAG ATACATGGAGCTTGCTCAGAGAGTTGACGATGCCATTGGATTTATGGTTGCTGCCGGACTGACTGCCGACCATCCAATCATGACCACGACTGAGTTCTGGACATCCCATGAGTGCCTTCACTTACCATATGAGCAAGCATTAACAAGGGAGGACTCAACATCCGGTCATTACTATGATTGTTCAGCTCACATGCTTTGGGTTGGAGAAAGGACTCGCCAATTAGATGGGGCACATGTCGAATTCCTCCGTGGGCTGGCCAATCCTCTGGGCATAAAG GTAAGTGATAAAATGGATCCATCTGAGCTTGTAAAACTTTGTGAGATTTTGAACCCTCACAACAAGCCCGGAAGGCTAACCATCATCACAAGAATGGGAGCCGAGAACATGCGCGTCAAGTTTCCCCATCTAATCAGAGCCGTAAGGCAAGCTGGCCTAATAGTTACCTGGGTGAGCGATCCGATGCACGGTAACACAATGAAAGCTCCATGTGGTTTGAAGACCCGTTCATTCGACGCAATCAGA TCTGAGCTTAGGGCTTTCTTCGATGTTCACGAGCAAGAAGGGAGCCACCCAGGCGGAGTGCATTTGGAGATGACAGGGCAGAATGTCACAGAGTGCATCGGTGGATCAAAGACGGTTACTTTCGATGACTTGAATTCTCGGTACCACACTCATTGTGATCCGAGGCTCAATGCATCGCAGTCCCTAGAGTTGGCCTTTGCTATCGCTGAAAGGCTGAGGAAGAGAAGGACTCGCTCGTGGAACAAGCGTGTCGTCGACCAGCCATCCCAAGCAATGGTTGCCTAA